TGATTAAACGTATCTGCTACATATACTCTTGTCCGTTTTCCGACCGTAATACCCTGAGGATGTTCAAATTCACCTTCATCAGAACCTTTCTCTTCCCATTTTCCCCAACCGCCAGTTAATTTGCCGTCATTTGAAAATTTTTGTACATAATTATTATAGAAATCTGCAATATAAATATTATTCATCCCGTCAATAGATATGCTCATCGGTGCCCACTTCTCATTAGATAATGAACCTCTATTTCCCCACTTTTTAATAAAATTAAAATCGTAATCAAGTTTGTATACTGCTGATGCACCAACATCCGTAATGTATATGTTATTCAAAGTATCTATTGCAATATCTATTGGGTCAACAAATTTATATATTTTTCCCGGTCCTATTATACCCGAATATTTTGCAATAAATATTCCTTCGGATGAAAATTTTTTTATACAGTGATTACCCGTATCGACAACATACACATTCCCGGTTAAATCAGTAGTTATCCCCCGGGGAAACATAAAATCATTATCACCCGCTCCTTTTTTACCCCACGACTTGACAAAAGAAATATTTTCGTCAGATTTAAACGGTATCCATAATTTCAGTGGTTCTGAATAAACTGAATATATAAAGGAAAATATACAATAAAAAATAGCTAAATATCTCATTAATTTAAAATATCTTTCATTAAAAATAACTTTTTTTGTCACCCTTACCATAAATTCACTCCCATGTGAATAATTGTTAGAACCTAAAAAGAATAATAAAAAATGAAGCTATTAGTTTGCAACTGAATTGTTTGTCTTTCTGTGATTTTATTTTACAGAATTTCAAAAAAACACTTCACCAGGATGTTATACAACTGCCTTTGGTATCTGTATCTGTAACACCTATATGCATTTCACCGGTTCCCGAACCACAATACCACCACTTTCCCCTGTGCCCGCCACCTGAGCTAAACGATGCGAATGCTCCAGCAGTTAAACCGTTAAAATAAACTATATCTGCGGTATCACCGATATTGCTAATACCAAGCTTCACTGAAGGCATACTATCCAGGTACTTTGTCAGAAATGGACCACCAATGTTACTGAAAGTAGCAACCGGTGCTCCCGAAACCCCTTCGCTGTTTGCTAAACCATCTACACTTGCAATAGGATAAGCCCCTTCCATCTCCCCGTAATAAATTGTGAGTGCCGAACGAAGTGCACCAAGCGAACCTTTTGTTGACCCCTCTTTTGACTTTCTAATCAGGTCGGCAAATTTAGGAATTGCGATAGCCGCTAATATACCGATAATTGCAACTACTATCATAAGCTCAATAAGGGTAAAACCTTTTTTCGTTTCCATTTATTTTCTCCTTATTTTTTATTCCCATAGTAAGGTGAAATAGAATAAATAATATCAAATCGGCTATTCTATTTCAATATCGTATTTATCCAAAAGTCCGGCAATTCCTGCCAGCGAGAATTTTGCTTTTTTTATCCAATTTATTTCTGGGTTGATTGAATAATTAAATGATGTCAGAAAATCTGCTTTTTCTAATACTGTTCTTTCAAATATCGCACCGATCAAGTCACAATTGTCAAAAACTGAACCGCTTAAATTGCATTCAGCAAAATCCACCGTTCTAAGACTGCAGTTTTTGAATGTTGTTTTTTTTAGTTCCAGCTTGTGAAATGAGGAAAGGTTTAAAATACAATTTTCGAAACTGACGGCAAACAGGAAATCATTGCAATTTTCGAAATGTAATCCTAATAGTTTACATTCCTTGAATTTAACGTCTTTGAGAGACATTTTAGTCATTTTTGCCATGCTCAAATCACAACTATTGAATTCACATTCCGAAAAATTAATATCAGATAAATCGGCATTTGAAAAAGAACAATTTACGAATTTACAGTTTTCGTAATCGCCCTTATCCGGCTGTTTTTTCGAAAAATCAATTTTTTCAAAAATCTTTTCTTCAGTAATTGGTTTGCTCATTTTATTGTCAATTGTAGCTAAAAATTATTTCCGGGATTTAGTAACAATTGTTTTTAATATTTTGTCTTTTTGTTTTTCAACTTTTTTTATTTGTTCTTTAGTTTTGATGCTTTCTGTTTTGTATATCTTTTCTAATCCGAGCTTAAACGGTATTCTGCCTATGCGGGGCAATAAAATATAATTTATCAGAATAACGATGATTACAACGATTGCAACCCATATTGCCGATTTTAGCAGGATTCCGATTATTTTTATTGCCGCAAAAACAAGAACCACAAGTAAAGCTATAATCAAAATGGTAAAAATAATTTTCATTTGTCTCCCTTAACATAACCGGTAATATTTATATCCGGTTACTCTAGTTTCTAAAAGATAATCTGGTAAAATCACTTTAAAATGATTAATATTAAATTCGTTCAAAACCGGAGAAATCGAAAAATGTTAAAATATAAGACCTTGCCCTTTTACTAACACTAATCTTTTGTCAATTTTTCTATTTCGTATGACTGACCCTTAACCTTTATTAAAGCTTTAAAATAACCATGAATTCCTTGTTTTTTTTCATTGTTTTTAGGATACGCTGACATCGGAGAGTCGAGAGATGATATAGAATTTTCTTGTGTTTTTTCATCATTATAAAATATCGGTGCTAAAATTTTTGTTCCATCACTAGTATTCAATATTTTAAATTCACTCCATACATAATTTCTTTTATTTTCGCCAGTAATTTTCCAATAACTATCGTCGTTCGGATTTAATATTTTATTGTTTAAGAAAACAATATCTCTATCACGCTTTAATCCTTCCTTTTCCCAAATTAGTAAATTAAATATACTTGGGCGTACATCTGACTGTATTTCTTCAATAATAACATAATTAACACCATTATTTAAAATATCTCCTATCCCTACCAAAACGGGTGGAGATTGCATACCATTATCCCAAAAACCCAATTTTTCTTTGTCTGTCCAGACAAACGTTATGCTAGATTTATACTCTTTAAAAACTGATACAGTATAATTAAATCCATCTTCAGTATTTATTGTTCTTAAATGACTAAATGTTACTTGTTCAACAATACCATCTTTATCAATATCTCCAAATAGCATGTCATCAATAACATGACCACCTAATATTGACTCTTTTGAAAGTCCATTTGAAGGCTGTGTCCATAATAATCCAGTACAAATTAATAATGTAATAATAAGCACCCATATTCTTTTCATATATTTAAAGTACTGATTCCTATTAGAATCTTGAGTAATAAGGTGAAATTCAAAAGTATTGTTTTATTGTAAGATTTTATATTTTTTTCATTTAAAAGTCAAATCAAGCTGTATGCTGATATTTACGGCTCAATTTTTTATTTGACAATGTTTACATTTTGTGTTAGAATCTCAAAAAATACGGAGGTATAAAATGGTCAGTAATGGCAGGCTTGATTGTGCTTTGTTTAAACGGTTTATTTGGATTGGGTTTTTAATTTGTTTTGTTAATTTACCGCTCCAGGCGGAACAAAATGTCAGGGAAGCTGTGGTAAAAATATATACTACATTTAACAGGTATAATTACCAGGAACCATGGCAAATGAAAGGACAAGAACAGGGTGTAGGTTCCGGATGTATTATTAGCGGAAAAAGAATTTTAACATGTGCACATGTCGTGAGTGATTATACATATATTGAAGTAAAACGGGCAGAAGAAACTAAAAAATATCCTGCAAAAGTAGAAATAATTGCCAATGATTGCGACCTTGCTATTTTACGGGTTGATGACAACCAGTTTTTTTCTGATAAAAAACCGCTTGAATTCGGTACTCTGCCTATAAGCGGAGACAGGGTAAAAGCATATGGTTTTCCTACGGGAGGGGACGAAATATGTACTACCGAAGGAGTTGTTTCAAGAATAGAACATATCTTTTATACCTTTAACCAATCCTGGTTATTGGGCTGTCAATTTGATGCTGCAATTAACCCGGGAAATAGCGGCGGTCCGGTGGTTAACAAGGATGGAAAAATGATAGGGGTTGCATTCCAGGCAGGCGGCGGTGAAAACATCAGTTATATGGTCTCAATGCCTGTAATTAACCACTTCCTTAAAGATATTGAAGACGGGAAATATGACGGGATACCCGGAGATTATATAATTGTTCAGACAATGGAAAATCCTGCAATGCGAGAAAAATATAAAATGAGCAAAGACCAAAGCGGCGTATTAGTAATGAAGGTTACGCCCAATAGTCCGGCAAGTGATATATTAAAAACCGAAGATGTAATACTTTCATACGATAATAATAAAATCAGCAATGACGGAAAAGTAGAATTTAGAAAAGGTGAAAAAACAGCATATGATTATATATATCAAAACAAATTTATTAATGATAAGGTTAAAATTGAACTATTAAGGGACAGCAAAGTTATGGATGTTGAAATGAAATTATGGGCGTCTATGAACGCTCTTCGTTTAGTTCCGCCTCCCCAATATGATGTGGCACCGACATATTATATCTATGGCGGTCTGGTATTTGAACCCTTGACTTCAAATCTGTTCCGGGATTTGGGTTCAATATCAATATCAATTATACCTTTAGCAAATTATTTCTTTTCCGGTGAGTTATTAACGGAAGGGAGAAAACAGATAATAGTTCTGACTAAAATTCTTTCTGATGAAGTTAATACCGGGTATGCAACAGGATATAATCCTTTACCTCTGTTCGAAGTAATTTCATCTGTAAACGGAATAAAAATTTCAACAATGAACGACTTAATAAATGCTTTTGAAAACTTTAACGGGAAATATGTTACTATAATAGATGAAAGGGGTTTTAAGATAGTTTTAGATAAAGACGAAGTTGATAAAAATAAACAAAATATACTTAAAAAATACAAAATTATTTCTGACAGGTCAGCAGATTTGATTGGTAAAAAGTGAAACCCCACCGTTTGAATTTGTGGTCATTTCATGTAACTCGCAGCTAAATAAGTGCAGGCTAATAATTTAAAATTTCAGTTTTTTAAGGTTGGCAAGACAGGATAAATCAGTTTGGTTAACTTTAAGCGGTGTAACTGAGACATAATTTCTGTCTATGGCAAAAATATCGGTGCCTTCTACAGAATAACCCGTAACACATTTGCCTGTTAACCAGTAATAATTATGTCCTTTAGAATTGGTTTTTTTTTCAACTTCTTCATTATAAATTCTTTTCCCCATTTTTGTCAGTTTTATTCCTTTTATATCTTTACTGTCGGGAACATTTATATTAAGGAAGGTATCTTTAGGTATTTTATATTTTAACGCTTTTTTTATGATTTTTTCGGCGAAACCAGCAGCAATTTTAAAATTATTTTTGCCATCAGGGACAAGTGAAACAGCAAAAGACGGCAAACCCAGCATCGCACCTTCCCTGGCAGCAGCAACAGTACCGGAATATATACAATCATCGCCAAGATTGGGACCGTCGTTAATGCCCGAAACTACCATATCAATCTGATGTTTTAGTATACCTATTATCCCGAACCTGACACAGTCAGCCGGCGTACCGGTAAGAGTATAGATATCTTTTCCCTTTGGAATAAGACGAAGCGGTTTGTTTATGGTAATTGAATGACTCGAAGCGCTCATTTGGGTATCAGGCACTATAACAAAAACCTCACCCAGCTTTTTCATAGCTGTTATTAATGGTTTAAGTCCAAAACCGTAATATCCGTCATCATTTGAAACTAAAATTCTCATACCGTTAAGGATTTAAACATATTTTTGACTTTTTGTCAAGAATTTTATATACTGAGAATATGTGTTTAGCTATTCCGGGAAAGGTAATTTCTATAGATGGTAAAATCGCTAATGTAGACTTTAGCGGATTAACAAGAAAAGTCGGGTTAGACCTTCTGCCTAATGTAAAATGCGGTGACTATATTATAGTACACGCGGGTTTTGCTATACAAATTATCGGCGCAAAAGACGCTAAAGAACGGATAGAAATATTTAAGAAGATTTACAATGACTAACTTCGCTGCCAAAATTAAATCACTTACTCAAAAACTCCCTAACAAGTGCATTAACATCATGGAAGTTTGCGGGACACATACAATGGCGATCGCTTCGTCAGGAATAAAAACTATTCTTCCCAAAAATATAAGCTTACTTTCAGGTCCCGGCTGTCCTGTTTGCGTTACCCCGACACCAATTATTGATTCTGCGATTGAACTTGCCAAAAAAGGACATATAATTGTCACTTTTGGCGATATGTTACGTGTTCCAGGCAGTAGTTCATCGCTTGAAAAAGAAAAATCAAACGGCTGTGATATAAAAATTGTTTATTCTTGTCTTGATACTATTGAAATTGCCAAAAAAAACCCGAAAAAAGAAGTAATTTTTGTAGGTGTCGGCTTTGAAACCACTTCGCCGACAATAGCCGCAACTGTAAAAATCGCTAAAAATGAAAATATAAAAAATTTTTCTGTAATACCGGCTTTTAAGGTAATACCTCCTGCAATGAAAGTAATTCTTGAACAAAAAAAAGTGAGAATTGACGGTTTTTTACTGCCGGGACACGTATCAACTATCATCGGGTCTAAACCGTATAAATTTATCACTGAAAAATATAGAATCCCGTCAGTAATAACCGGTTTTGAGCCGTCTGACGTTTTAGAAGGAATCTCGCTTATACTTAAACAAATTATATCTAAAAATCCGCGAATAGAAATACAATACAAAAGAGTAGTCAAAGAGACCGGGAATCCTTTTGCGGTAAAACTTTTATACTCAGTTTTTGAAGAAACAGATTCGCAATGGCGCGGGATTGGTGTTATAAAGGATTCCGGGTTAAAATTCAGGAAAGAATACGAACAGTTTGATGCGTTAAGAAAATTTAAACTAAAAATTAAACCCGCAAAAGAATCAACAAAATGTTTATGCGGTAAAATACTGACAGGAATTGCCAAGCCACACCAGTGCGGGTATTTCGGCAAAAAATGTACGCCGACAAACCCTATCGGTCCCTGTATGGTTTCATCGGAAGGCACCTGTGCAGCATATTATAAATATGGACAATAAAAAAATAACCCTATCTGACGGTTCCGGCGGTAAATCAACTCATAATCTGATAAAAAATTTCATCCTGAAAAAACTCGGCAATCCCATATTGAACCGTATGGATGATTCTGCCGTCCTTAATCCTAATTCACTAATCTCTAATCCACTAATCTCTAAACTTGTTTTCACCACCGATTCTTACGTAATAAAACCCATCTTCTTCCCCGGAGGAGATATCGGCAAGCTATGTATCTGTGGTACGGTCAACGATTTATCTGTAATGGGTGCCAAACCGCTTTATATATCACTCTCGGCAATAATAGAAGATGGTCTTGAAATTGAAAAACTTGAAAAAATTGTTTCATCAATAGCTGAAACATCAAAAAAAGCAGGTGTCCAGATAGTTTGCGGTGACACAAAGGTTGTTGAAAAAGGTGCAGCGGACGAAATTTTCATAACTACATCAGGAATCGGTGTAATAGACAAAAAATTAAGTATATCCGGGCATAATGCTGTCACCGGAGACATAATAATTATCTCCGGAACGATTGCAGACCACGGTATTGCTGTCCTTAACGCCCGCCAGGAGTTAGGTTTTAAAGGAAAACTTGAAAGTGATGTAGCGCCGTTGAATAATCTTATTGAAAAAATGTTGAAAGCAGGTGAAATTCACGTAATGCGTGACCCTACCCGCGGCGGGTTGGCTACAACTTTGAACGAAATCACTGAACAATCTAATACCGGGATTGAAATTTATGAAAATAAAATCCCAATTAAAAAACCGGTAAAATCCGCCTGTGATATCCTCGGATTAGACCCGCTTTATGTTGCAAATGAAGGAAAGGTTATCGCGATTGTTCAGGAAAAGGACGCACAAAAAATATTATCGGCTATGAAGAAACACCCGCTGGGGAAAAATGCAGAAATTATCGGAAAGGTAATATCAAAGCCAAAAGACGTCCTTCTTAAAACAAAAATAGGTGGTAGTCGAATCCTGCAAATGCTTGAATCTGACCAGCTCCCAAGAATCTGCTGAAATACTAATTAAGGTTTTTTTATGATTTTATTTGTAATTTTGTTTGCAAGTTTGTTTATGCTGGGAGCAAAATTATATTTATAACCAAAGATTTCCAATGTTTTTTGTGGATTATTATGAACTTCTTTTATAAAATATGGATGTGCTAATATTGCAATTATCAACATCAACCGAAAGGCTTGCCAAAAAGAAATTCGTTTAGTGTTAAAAATCTCCGGTAAAGTGACATTCCAAATATATTTCAATAACCATGCAATTCCAAAAATTAAACACAATACACCTAATATTATGCCTCCTACAATTAAAGCTTCCATTTTTATTTCCCTAATAATATCCATTTTTACCTCCCTAAA
The genomic region above belongs to Elusimicrobiota bacterium and contains:
- a CDS encoding type II secretion system protein — protein: METKKGFTLIELMIVVAIIGILAAIAIPKFADLIRKSKEGSTKGSLGALRSALTIYYGEMEGAYPIASVDGLANSEGVSGAPVATFSNIGGPFLTKYLDSMPSVKLGISNIGDTADIVYFNGLTAGAFASFSSGGGHRGKWWYCGSGTGEMHIGVTDTDTKGSCITSW
- a CDS encoding pentapeptide repeat-containing protein, with the translated sequence MSKPITEEKIFEKIDFSKKQPDKGDYENCKFVNCSFSNADLSDINFSECEFNSCDLSMAKMTKMSLKDVKFKECKLLGLHFENCNDFLFAVSFENCILNLSSFHKLELKKTTFKNCSLRTVDFAECNLSGSVFDNCDLIGAIFERTVLEKADFLTSFNYSINPEINWIKKAKFSLAGIAGLLDKYDIEIE
- a CDS encoding serine protease, which gives rise to MVSNGRLDCALFKRFIWIGFLICFVNLPLQAEQNVREAVVKIYTTFNRYNYQEPWQMKGQEQGVGSGCIISGKRILTCAHVVSDYTYIEVKRAEETKKYPAKVEIIANDCDLAILRVDDNQFFSDKKPLEFGTLPISGDRVKAYGFPTGGDEICTTEGVVSRIEHIFYTFNQSWLLGCQFDAAINPGNSGGPVVNKDGKMIGVAFQAGGGENISYMVSMPVINHFLKDIEDGKYDGIPGDYIIVQTMENPAMREKYKMSKDQSGVLVMKVTPNSPASDILKTEDVILSYDNNKISNDGKVEFRKGEKTAYDYIYQNKFINDKVKIELLRDSKVMDVEMKLWASMNALRLVPPPQYDVAPTYYIYGGLVFEPLTSNLFRDLGSISISIIPLANYFFSGELLTEGRKQIIVLTKILSDEVNTGYATGYNPLPLFEVISSVNGIKISTMNDLINAFENFNGKYVTIIDERGFKIVLDKDEVDKNKQNILKKYKIISDRSADLIGKK
- the surE gene encoding 5'/3'-nucleotidase SurE, which encodes MRILVSNDDGYYGFGLKPLITAMKKLGEVFVIVPDTQMSASSHSITINKPLRLIPKGKDIYTLTGTPADCVRFGIIGILKHQIDMVVSGINDGPNLGDDCIYSGTVAAAREGAMLGLPSFAVSLVPDGKNNFKIAAGFAEKIIKKALKYKIPKDTFLNINVPDSKDIKGIKLTKMGKRIYNEEVEKKTNSKGHNYYWLTGKCVTGYSVEGTDIFAIDRNYVSVTPLKVNQTDLSCLANLKKLKF
- a CDS encoding HypC/HybG/HupF family hydrogenase formation chaperone, with the protein product MCLAIPGKVISIDGKIANVDFSGLTRKVGLDLLPNVKCGDYIIVHAGFAIQIIGAKDAKERIEIFKKIYND
- the hypD gene encoding hydrogenase formation protein HypD, producing MTNFAAKIKSLTQKLPNKCINIMEVCGTHTMAIASSGIKTILPKNISLLSGPGCPVCVTPTPIIDSAIELAKKGHIIVTFGDMLRVPGSSSSLEKEKSNGCDIKIVYSCLDTIEIAKKNPKKEVIFVGVGFETTSPTIAATVKIAKNENIKNFSVIPAFKVIPPAMKVILEQKKVRIDGFLLPGHVSTIIGSKPYKFITEKYRIPSVITGFEPSDVLEGISLILKQIISKNPRIEIQYKRVVKETGNPFAVKLLYSVFEETDSQWRGIGVIKDSGLKFRKEYEQFDALRKFKLKIKPAKESTKCLCGKILTGIAKPHQCGYFGKKCTPTNPIGPCMVSSEGTCAAYYKYGQ
- the hypE gene encoding hydrogenase expression/formation protein HypE, with protein sequence MDNKKITLSDGSGGKSTHNLIKNFILKKLGNPILNRMDDSAVLNPNSLISNPLISKLVFTTDSYVIKPIFFPGGDIGKLCICGTVNDLSVMGAKPLYISLSAIIEDGLEIEKLEKIVSSIAETSKKAGVQIVCGDTKVVEKGAADEIFITTSGIGVIDKKLSISGHNAVTGDIIIISGTIADHGIAVLNARQELGFKGKLESDVAPLNNLIEKMLKAGEIHVMRDPTRGGLATTLNEITEQSNTGIEIYENKIPIKKPVKSACDILGLDPLYVANEGKVIAIVQEKDAQKILSAMKKHPLGKNAEIIGKVISKPKDVLLKTKIGGSRILQMLESDQLPRIC